In Ruania zhangjianzhongii, the following proteins share a genomic window:
- a CDS encoding peptidylprolyl isomerase, translating into MSPSKREREYARRRHQKRLARQARAARSARRKRIIAASVVAVLIAAGAIALIVTQQGESVPEAADTPTPAAEETPGEETAPGEDSSLEPLPTTAPQPYSAPPPATDALDTDWQGTIHTNMGDISVTLAGADAPQAVSSFLMLAGDGYFDGTACHRLLPDSLLQCGDPTASGTGGPGYSFGPVENAPSDDVYPAGTLAMARQGNNGESMGSQFFLVFEEVTLPSDEAGGYTVFGQITEGLDILQQIGAAGTAEGSSDGRPAENVIIESVDIQ; encoded by the coding sequence GTGTCCCCGAGCAAGCGGGAGCGTGAGTATGCCCGTCGACGGCACCAGAAACGGCTCGCGCGCCAGGCCCGGGCTGCCCGTTCCGCGCGGCGGAAGCGGATCATTGCCGCCTCGGTGGTGGCGGTGCTGATCGCGGCGGGAGCGATCGCTCTGATCGTGACCCAGCAGGGCGAGAGCGTCCCGGAGGCCGCAGACACCCCCACACCCGCCGCCGAGGAGACCCCCGGGGAGGAGACGGCGCCGGGTGAGGACTCCTCGCTGGAGCCGTTGCCGACCACTGCGCCGCAGCCCTACTCCGCTCCCCCGCCGGCCACTGACGCGCTGGATACCGACTGGCAGGGGACGATCCACACGAACATGGGCGACATCTCGGTGACGCTCGCCGGTGCCGACGCTCCGCAGGCCGTGTCCTCGTTCCTGATGCTCGCCGGTGACGGCTACTTCGACGGCACAGCGTGCCACCGCCTGCTGCCGGACTCGCTGCTGCAGTGCGGTGACCCGACGGCATCGGGCACTGGTGGTCCCGGCTACTCCTTCGGCCCGGTCGAGAATGCCCCGAGCGACGACGTGTACCCCGCTGGCACCCTCGCGATGGCCCGGCAGGGCAATAACGGAGAGAGCATGGGGTCGCAGTTCTTCCTCGTCTTCGAGGAGGTCACGCTGCCCAGCGACGAAGCCGGCGGGTACACGGTGTTCGGCCAGATCACCGAGGGCCTGGACATCCTCCAGCAGATCGGTGCCGCCGGAACCGCCGAAGGCAGCAGTGACGGCCGACCGGCCGAGAACGTGATCATCGAGAGTGTGGACATCCAGTGA
- the hisS gene encoding histidine--tRNA ligase produces MARIAPLSGFPEWLPAGRIVETTILDQVRRVFELHGYTGIETRAVEPLERLLSKGETSKEVYLLRRLQAEGEETDARSLGLHFDLTVPFARYVLENAGHLSFPFKRYQIQRVWRGERPQDGRFREFTQADIDVVAADTLPFHYEVEMPLVIAEAFAALAELGLPPVRIRVNNRKVSQGFYEGLGIEDVDGVLRTIDKLDKIGAAGVREALQRDNGATAEQAQACLDLAAISGNDARVADQVRGLGVTSELLEEGLGELMALVETAERRLPGVVVADLQIARGLDYYTGTVYETVLLGHESLGSICSGGRYDSLASDGSRTFPGVGLSIGISRLVSRILAEGLAEATRPVPTAVLVAVADEEHRQASNDVAAALRARGIPTDVAPSAAKFGKQIRFADRRSIPFVWFPAGTGHEVKDIRSGEQAPADPATWAPPAEDLWPRVVRAD; encoded by the coding sequence ATGGCACGAATCGCACCCCTGTCCGGATTCCCCGAATGGCTGCCCGCTGGGCGCATCGTGGAGACGACCATCCTCGACCAGGTGCGCCGGGTGTTCGAACTGCATGGCTACACCGGGATCGAGACCCGGGCGGTGGAACCACTGGAGCGGCTGCTGAGCAAGGGGGAGACGTCCAAAGAGGTCTACCTGCTGCGCAGGCTGCAGGCGGAGGGCGAGGAGACCGACGCCCGCTCCCTCGGTCTGCACTTCGACCTGACGGTGCCGTTCGCACGGTACGTGCTGGAGAACGCCGGGCACCTGTCCTTCCCCTTCAAGCGCTACCAGATCCAGCGGGTTTGGCGGGGGGAGCGGCCGCAGGATGGCCGCTTCCGGGAGTTCACCCAGGCGGATATCGACGTCGTCGCGGCCGACACGCTGCCGTTCCACTACGAGGTGGAGATGCCACTGGTGATCGCGGAGGCTTTCGCCGCCCTCGCCGAGCTGGGCCTGCCGCCGGTACGAATCCGCGTCAACAACCGCAAGGTGTCGCAGGGGTTCTATGAAGGTCTCGGCATCGAGGACGTCGACGGTGTGCTGCGCACGATCGACAAGCTGGACAAGATCGGTGCAGCCGGAGTCCGCGAAGCGCTCCAGCGAGACAATGGCGCCACCGCCGAACAGGCCCAGGCGTGCCTGGACCTGGCCGCGATCTCGGGTAACGACGCCCGGGTCGCCGACCAGGTCAGAGGCCTGGGGGTCACCTCCGAGCTCCTCGAGGAGGGCCTGGGGGAGCTGATGGCACTGGTCGAGACGGCCGAGCGGCGTCTGCCGGGCGTGGTGGTGGCCGACCTGCAGATCGCTCGGGGCCTGGACTACTACACCGGCACTGTCTACGAGACGGTGCTGCTCGGGCACGAGAGCCTCGGCTCCATCTGCTCCGGCGGACGGTATGACTCGCTCGCCTCGGACGGCTCGAGGACCTTCCCGGGGGTCGGCCTGTCCATCGGGATCTCCCGTCTGGTCTCCCGGATCCTCGCCGAGGGGCTCGCCGAAGCCACTCGGCCGGTACCGACCGCGGTGCTGGTGGCCGTGGCGGACGAGGAGCACCGCCAAGCGAGTAACGACGTGGCCGCTGCGCTGCGCGCGCGGGGCATCCCCACCGATGTCGCACCCAGTGCTGCCAAGTTCGGCAAGCAGATCCGGTTCGCCGACCGCCGGTCGATCCCGTTCGTGTGGTTCCCTGCCGGCACCGGCCACGAGGTCAAGGACATCCGTTCCGGGGAGCAGGCGCCGGCCGACCCGGCCACCTGGGCGCCACCGGCCGAGGACCTCTGGCCGCGGGTCGTCCGCGCCGACTGA
- a CDS encoding DEAD/DEAH box helicase: MSARAAENDAAPQAATTPTFADLDLPADLLATVQQLGFTTPTEIQSATIPALLAGRDVTGVAQTGTGKTAAFALPMLAGLEPAARRVQALVLVPTRELAIQVADAVQSMAPRGLARVLAIYGGAPYGPQLRGLSDGAQIVVGTPGRVIDMLDKRALDLSELGYLVLDEADEMLRMGFAEDVDRILASAAPTRQTALFSATMPRAIRTVAREHMNDPVEVATSRPSSTTTTITQTYAVVPFRHKVGALARVLATSEAEAAVVFVRTRQTAEEVGNALVERGVSAAAISGDVAQRDRERIIERLRSGLVRVLVATDVAARGMDVDRLGLVVNFDIPREAEAYVHRIGRTGRAGRAGQALTFFTPRERSRLRMIERHTGATMTEASIPTPAQVSEHRARRVLDALPARVSAGRLEMYRDLLAGHVGDGDVVTAAAALLAQSVGDEGPQRSRDEDEITSQSFEPDSGRGGDRGDRRNGPRGGARANGPAQFAGPGTVYRVAVGHTNGVRPQDIVGAITGEGGLRGSDLGKIQIFSRFSLVQITTELSGATLGKIGAARVAGQQLRIRPDEGPRGRAGGDRPHRGGPRSDRGRGPDSHRGPGARRDGFRRKSYDSTR; encoded by the coding sequence GTGTCTGCCCGCGCCGCCGAGAACGACGCCGCGCCGCAGGCCGCGACGACTCCGACGTTCGCCGATCTCGACCTGCCCGCTGACCTGCTCGCCACTGTGCAGCAGCTCGGCTTCACCACGCCCACCGAGATCCAGTCGGCCACCATCCCGGCCCTGCTCGCCGGCCGGGACGTGACCGGTGTCGCGCAGACCGGTACCGGCAAGACCGCCGCGTTCGCGTTGCCGATGCTCGCCGGCCTGGAGCCGGCTGCGCGCCGGGTACAGGCGCTGGTGCTCGTACCCACCCGCGAGCTGGCGATCCAGGTGGCCGACGCCGTCCAGTCGATGGCTCCGCGCGGCCTGGCCCGGGTGCTGGCGATCTACGGTGGTGCACCGTACGGGCCGCAGTTGCGTGGCCTGTCCGACGGCGCGCAGATCGTGGTCGGTACCCCCGGCCGGGTGATCGACATGCTGGACAAGCGTGCGCTGGACCTGTCCGAGCTGGGCTACCTGGTGCTCGACGAGGCCGACGAGATGCTGCGCATGGGCTTCGCCGAGGATGTCGACCGGATCCTCGCCTCTGCGGCGCCCACCCGGCAGACGGCCCTCTTCTCCGCCACGATGCCGCGTGCGATCCGTACGGTCGCGCGTGAGCACATGAACGACCCGGTGGAGGTGGCCACCTCGCGTCCGTCCTCCACCACCACGACGATCACCCAGACCTATGCCGTGGTGCCCTTCCGGCACAAGGTCGGGGCACTCGCCCGGGTGCTGGCGACCTCGGAGGCCGAGGCCGCTGTGGTGTTCGTGCGCACCCGGCAGACCGCCGAGGAGGTCGGCAACGCGCTGGTCGAGCGCGGCGTGTCCGCAGCGGCTATCAGCGGTGACGTCGCGCAGCGGGACCGGGAGCGGATCATCGAGCGGTTGCGCAGCGGGCTGGTGCGCGTCCTGGTGGCCACCGACGTCGCCGCCCGGGGCATGGATGTGGACCGGCTCGGGCTGGTGGTCAACTTCGACATCCCGCGCGAGGCGGAGGCCTACGTGCACCGGATCGGGCGCACCGGCCGCGCCGGGCGTGCCGGGCAGGCACTGACCTTCTTCACCCCGCGCGAGCGGAGCCGGCTGCGGATGATCGAGCGGCACACCGGCGCCACGATGACCGAGGCGTCGATCCCCACACCGGCGCAGGTGAGCGAGCACCGGGCCCGCCGGGTGCTGGACGCCCTGCCGGCGCGAGTGTCGGCCGGCAGGCTGGAGATGTACCGGGACCTGCTTGCCGGGCACGTCGGCGACGGCGATGTGGTGACTGCCGCTGCCGCGCTCCTTGCGCAGAGCGTGGGCGACGAGGGCCCCCAGCGTTCCCGGGACGAGGACGAGATCACGTCGCAGAGCTTCGAGCCGGACAGCGGCCGGGGTGGCGACCGCGGTGACCGCCGGAACGGTCCGCGCGGGGGCGCCCGGGCGAATGGTCCGGCTCAGTTCGCCGGGCCGGGCACCGTGTACCGCGTGGCCGTGGGGCACACGAACGGGGTGCGCCCGCAGGACATCGTCGGCGCGATCACCGGTGAGGGTGGTCTGCGCGGCAGCGACCTGGGCAAGATCCAGATCTTCTCCCGGTTCTCCCTGGTGCAGATCACTACCGAGCTGAGTGGGGCGACCCTGGGCAAGATCGGTGCCGCCCGGGTGGCCGGTCAGCAGCTGCGGATCCGGCCGGATGAGGGCCCGCGCGGCCGGGCCGGTGGCGATCGTCCGCACCGCGGCGGTCCGCGTTCGGACCGGGGCCGTGGTCCGGACTCGCACCGCGGCCCGGGGGCCCGCCGGGACGGCTTTCGGCGGAAGAGCTACGACAGCACCCGGTAG
- a CDS encoding dynamin family protein, protein MDDALRALREAIAGAALPLELPEAAAARTARQQLGDQLEDYLIPRAASLEAPLLAVVGGSTGAGKSTLVNALVGDVLTPAGAIRPTTRDPLLIHHPDDAHWFAEARILPHLPRLTTSSPGQEPPSAGTSQVLRLTASEAIGPGLALLDAPDIDSVVDANRHLAAQLLAAADLWLFVTTAHRYADAVPWDLLTAAAARDVVVSVVLDRIPPQVQAEVSDDLAGMLADHGLREAPLFLLTETELDVRGMLPHGAVDDLRGWLDHLTEDAAARSQVARRTLAGAVRGATTSAGTITAAVDAQTRAAQDLHQQVAEIFDVTELLGRVADGALLRGEVLSRWQDFVGTGEFFRSVEAGVGRLRDRATAFVTGKPRPARRVERALEQGLHSVLTEQADQAAYRAYSQLWQQPASRPMLTGAELERAAETFSADAATAIRDWQRYVLELVRTEGKDKRFTARVLAFGVNGIAVVLMVLAFASTGGLVGAEVAIAGGTAVVAQKLLEAIFGDQAVRRLAENARQDLAERVTGLFEGERARFTQLLPNPRGTQASAEQIRRAVTALGRAAEELA, encoded by the coding sequence ATGGACGACGCGCTCAGGGCCCTGCGGGAGGCGATCGCCGGCGCCGCCCTGCCCCTGGAACTGCCCGAGGCTGCTGCGGCCCGCACAGCGCGCCAGCAGCTCGGTGACCAGCTCGAGGACTACCTGATCCCACGCGCGGCCTCCCTGGAGGCGCCGCTGCTCGCCGTCGTGGGCGGCTCCACCGGTGCGGGCAAGTCGACCCTGGTCAATGCACTGGTCGGCGACGTCCTCACTCCTGCTGGCGCGATCCGGCCCACCACCCGGGACCCGCTGCTGATCCACCACCCCGACGACGCGCACTGGTTCGCCGAAGCACGCATCCTGCCGCACCTCCCTCGGCTGACCACCAGCTCGCCAGGGCAGGAACCGCCGTCGGCTGGCACCTCCCAGGTGCTCCGGCTGACTGCCAGCGAGGCGATCGGCCCCGGCCTGGCGCTGCTGGACGCACCGGACATCGACTCGGTGGTGGATGCGAACCGGCACCTCGCCGCCCAGCTGCTCGCCGCCGCCGACCTGTGGCTGTTCGTCACCACGGCACACCGCTATGCCGATGCGGTGCCCTGGGACCTGCTCACCGCCGCCGCCGCGCGGGACGTGGTGGTCTCGGTGGTACTGGACCGGATACCGCCGCAGGTGCAGGCGGAAGTCAGCGACGATCTGGCCGGCATGCTCGCCGATCACGGCCTCCGCGAGGCGCCGCTGTTCCTGCTCACCGAGACCGAGCTGGACGTGCGCGGCATGCTGCCTCACGGCGCTGTGGACGATCTGCGCGGCTGGCTGGACCACCTCACCGAGGACGCCGCGGCCCGCAGTCAGGTCGCCCGGCGCACCCTGGCCGGTGCGGTGCGCGGCGCCACCACCTCGGCCGGCACCATCACGGCCGCCGTCGACGCGCAGACCCGCGCCGCGCAGGACCTGCACCAGCAGGTGGCGGAGATCTTCGACGTCACCGAGCTGCTCGGCCGGGTCGCCGACGGCGCACTGCTGCGTGGCGAGGTGCTGTCCCGCTGGCAGGACTTCGTCGGCACCGGGGAGTTCTTCCGGTCCGTCGAGGCAGGCGTCGGTCGCCTCCGGGACCGCGCGACGGCGTTCGTCACCGGCAAGCCCCGCCCGGCCCGCCGCGTAGAGCGTGCGTTGGAGCAGGGGCTGCACAGTGTGCTCACCGAGCAGGCGGATCAGGCCGCCTACCGCGCCTACAGCCAGCTCTGGCAGCAGCCGGCCAGCCGCCCGATGCTCACCGGCGCCGAGCTGGAGCGAGCCGCAGAGACCTTCTCCGCCGATGCCGCCACCGCGATCCGGGACTGGCAGCGGTACGTGCTCGAGCTGGTGCGGACCGAGGGCAAGGACAAGCGGTTCACCGCCCGGGTACTGGCGTTCGGGGTGAACGGGATCGCCGTGGTGCTGATGGTGCTCGCGTTCGCCTCCACTGGAGGCCTGGTCGGCGCCGAAGTGGCGATCGCCGGCGGTACCGCAGTGGTTGCACAGAAGCTGCTCGAGGCGATCTTCGGCGACCAGGCGGTGCGGCGGCTTGCCGAGAACGCGCGGCAGGACCTCGCCGAGCGGGTCACCGGCCTGTTCGAGGGCGAACGGGCCCGGTTCACCCAGTTGCTACCGAACCCTCGCGGCACGCAGGCCTCCGCAGAGCAGATCCGCCGGGCTGTGACCGCGCTGGGACGCGCGGCCGAGGAGCTCGCGTGA
- a CDS encoding GTPase, with protein sequence MKRAQGSLAQRLAALQRATDLAEKVRHAAGGSHPELQNAIQLARGATTRAEQRVELSAEHTVVALAGATGSGKSSLLNALAGAAVATVGARRPTTAQAQAVICRGGEPTDPGELLDWLGVTHRAEVNHSRLASAVLIDLPDVDSLRRDHHLRAEHLTQRADVLVWVLDPQKYADAVVHQQYLRPMARHADVMLVVLNQVDTLAGADRRPVLADLTDRLAADGLEKVTVLPTSATTGEGLEDLTTAISAVARDRKNVQRRLSADLATAADTLAQVCPPVQAPGVSPGVRRALTEQLSTAVGADRVADAVASSFRMRAKARTGWPITRWLGRFRVDPLRRLHLGGGLGRHPAPGHPTDGHDGEVLTAPSMPEQDPAAQAAVGRALTQATSDVVGASEPPWRQYLHAEVSQQGPEVTQSGQEAIAGVLARSPDRRAGKDPSWFALCSALQWLLFAVLAVGLLWLAAILGLRYLGVGPIWTPQLGPVPAQPPWPELPAVPWPVALLVAGAAAGVLVAVGTAVAARVGAGRRRRRMHRRLTEAIGVVAGRDVLDPLAGRVGEAEEYADAIRQVVGKH encoded by the coding sequence GTGAAGCGGGCCCAGGGCTCGTTGGCCCAGCGGCTCGCCGCCCTGCAGCGGGCCACCGACCTGGCGGAGAAGGTTCGCCACGCGGCCGGAGGCAGCCATCCCGAGCTGCAGAACGCGATCCAGCTCGCCCGCGGGGCCACCACCCGGGCCGAGCAGCGGGTCGAGCTGTCCGCGGAGCACACCGTGGTCGCCCTGGCCGGGGCCACCGGCAGCGGCAAGTCCTCGCTGCTGAACGCCCTCGCCGGCGCGGCGGTCGCCACCGTTGGTGCCCGGCGGCCGACGACTGCGCAGGCGCAGGCGGTGATCTGCCGCGGCGGCGAACCTACGGACCCGGGTGAGCTGCTGGACTGGCTCGGTGTGACCCACCGCGCCGAGGTGAACCACTCCCGGCTCGCGTCGGCCGTGCTGATCGACCTGCCGGACGTGGACTCGTTGCGCCGGGACCACCACCTGCGTGCTGAGCACCTCACCCAGCGCGCCGATGTCCTGGTCTGGGTGCTCGACCCGCAGAAGTACGCCGATGCCGTCGTCCACCAGCAGTACCTGCGCCCGATGGCCCGGCACGCGGACGTGATGCTGGTGGTGCTGAACCAGGTGGACACCCTCGCCGGCGCGGACCGCCGGCCGGTGCTCGCCGACCTCACCGACCGCCTGGCCGCCGACGGGCTGGAGAAGGTCACCGTGCTGCCCACCTCGGCGACCACCGGCGAAGGGCTCGAGGACCTGACCACGGCGATCTCCGCCGTCGCCCGGGACCGGAAGAACGTGCAGCGCCGGCTCTCGGCCGACCTGGCCACTGCGGCGGACACGCTTGCCCAGGTCTGCCCGCCGGTGCAGGCACCCGGGGTGAGCCCCGGGGTGCGGCGCGCGCTCACCGAGCAGCTGAGCACCGCAGTCGGGGCCGACCGAGTCGCCGATGCGGTGGCCAGCTCGTTCCGGATGCGGGCCAAGGCGCGCACCGGCTGGCCGATCACCCGGTGGCTCGGCCGGTTCCGGGTGGACCCGCTGCGGCGACTGCACCTGGGCGGCGGCCTCGGTCGGCACCCCGCCCCGGGCCACCCCACCGACGGCCACGATGGCGAGGTGCTCACTGCGCCATCGATGCCGGAGCAGGACCCTGCCGCACAGGCCGCAGTGGGTCGGGCGCTCACCCAGGCCACCAGCGACGTGGTCGGAGCCAGTGAGCCACCGTGGCGGCAGTACCTGCACGCCGAGGTCTCCCAGCAGGGCCCCGAGGTGACCCAGAGCGGTCAGGAGGCGATCGCCGGGGTGCTCGCCCGCAGCCCGGACCGGCGCGCCGGGAAGGACCCCTCCTGGTTCGCCCTGTGCAGCGCGCTGCAGTGGTTGCTGTTCGCAGTGCTGGCAGTCGGACTGCTGTGGCTGGCGGCGATCCTCGGACTGCGCTACCTGGGCGTGGGTCCGATCTGGACGCCTCAGCTCGGACCGGTGCCGGCGCAGCCGCCCTGGCCGGAGCTGCCGGCAGTGCCGTGGCCGGTGGCGCTGCTGGTCGCCGGGGCGGCGGCCGGGGTGCTGGTCGCCGTGGGCACGGCCGTGGCAGCTCGGGTCGGGGCGGGTCGGCGCCGGCGCCGGATGCACCGGCGGCTGACCGAGGCGATCGGGGTGGTTGCCGGGCGGGACGTCCTCGACCCACTGGCCGGACGCGTCGGTGAGGCCGAGGAGTACGCCGACGCGATCCGGCAGGTGGTGGGGAAGCATTAG
- the aspS gene encoding aspartate--tRNA ligase, protein MLRTHQAGTLRAGDIGTIVTLTGWVDRRRDHGGVAFLDLRDASGIVQVVVRDEEVAHPLRSEFVLQVSGEVAERPEGNTNPNLGTGEIEVIASDVVVLNTSAALPFQVSTAIDEQVSVGEEVALKYRYLDLRRPGPASALRLRSAVNRAARTVLDGEGFVEIETPTLTRSTPEGARDFVVPARLAPGSWYALPQSPQLFKQLLMVAGMERYYQIARCYRDEDFRADRQPEFTQLDVELSFAEQDDVIALAEQVLTALWELIGHTITTPIPRITYAEAMRRYGTDKPDLRFDLELTDLTDYFADTSFRVFQAPYVGAVVMPGGGSQPRRQFDAWQEWAKQRGAKGLAYVTVADDGTLGGPVAKNLTDTERDGLAAATGAAPGDCIFFAAGTRNAGRALLGAARLEIGRRCELIDTEAWAFVWVVDAPLFEAADEAVAAGDVAVGSGKWTAVHHAFTSPRPEYLDSFDTDPGSALAYAYDIVCNGNEIGGGSIRIHSREVQERVFAVMGISEEEAEEKFGFLLEAFAYGAPPHGGIAFGWDRIVALLAGADSIRDVIAFPKSGGGYDPLTGAPAPITAAQRKEAGVDAKPEPKGGPEAAAAAAGGADAASTASR, encoded by the coding sequence GTGCTTCGTACCCACCAGGCCGGCACCCTGCGCGCCGGTGACATCGGCACCATCGTCACCCTGACCGGGTGGGTGGACCGTCGTCGCGATCACGGTGGGGTCGCGTTCCTGGATCTGCGGGATGCCTCGGGGATCGTGCAGGTGGTGGTGCGCGATGAGGAGGTGGCCCACCCGCTGCGCTCGGAGTTCGTCCTGCAGGTGAGCGGTGAGGTCGCCGAGCGCCCGGAGGGGAACACCAACCCGAACCTCGGCACCGGTGAGATCGAGGTGATCGCGAGCGACGTCGTCGTGCTGAACACCTCCGCTGCGCTGCCGTTCCAGGTCTCCACAGCCATCGACGAACAGGTGAGTGTGGGGGAGGAGGTGGCGCTGAAGTACCGCTACCTCGACCTGCGCCGGCCGGGTCCGGCCAGTGCGCTCCGGTTGCGTTCGGCGGTGAACCGGGCCGCACGGACCGTGCTCGACGGCGAGGGGTTCGTGGAGATCGAGACACCCACGCTGACCAGGTCTACTCCGGAGGGGGCGCGGGACTTCGTGGTGCCGGCGCGGTTGGCGCCGGGCTCCTGGTACGCCCTGCCGCAGTCGCCGCAGCTGTTCAAGCAGCTGTTGATGGTGGCCGGGATGGAGCGGTACTACCAGATCGCCCGCTGCTACCGGGACGAGGACTTCCGTGCCGACCGGCAGCCGGAGTTCACCCAGCTGGACGTGGAGCTGAGCTTCGCCGAGCAGGACGACGTGATCGCCCTGGCCGAGCAGGTGCTGACGGCCCTGTGGGAGCTGATCGGGCACACCATCACCACCCCGATCCCGCGGATCACGTACGCCGAGGCGATGCGCCGGTACGGCACCGACAAGCCGGACCTGCGCTTCGACCTGGAGCTGACCGACCTGACCGACTACTTCGCCGACACCTCGTTCCGGGTGTTCCAGGCGCCCTACGTGGGCGCTGTGGTGATGCCCGGTGGTGGCAGTCAGCCGCGCCGGCAGTTCGACGCGTGGCAGGAGTGGGCCAAGCAGCGCGGCGCCAAGGGGCTGGCGTACGTCACGGTCGCCGACGACGGCACCCTGGGCGGCCCGGTGGCGAAGAACCTCACCGACACCGAGCGCGACGGGCTGGCCGCCGCCACCGGTGCCGCACCGGGGGACTGCATCTTCTTCGCCGCCGGCACCCGGAACGCCGGCCGAGCCCTGCTCGGTGCGGCCCGGCTGGAGATCGGCCGCCGCTGTGAGCTCATCGACACCGAGGCCTGGGCGTTCGTGTGGGTGGTGGATGCACCGTTGTTCGAAGCCGCCGACGAGGCAGTGGCCGCTGGTGACGTGGCCGTGGGCAGTGGCAAGTGGACGGCGGTGCACCACGCGTTCACCTCGCCCCGGCCGGAGTACCTGGACTCCTTCGACACCGACCCCGGCAGCGCCCTGGCCTATGCCTACGACATCGTCTGCAACGGCAACGAGATCGGTGGTGGGTCGATCCGTATCCACTCCCGCGAGGTGCAGGAGCGGGTGTTCGCCGTGATGGGGATCAGCGAGGAGGAGGCCGAGGAGAAGTTCGGGTTCCTGCTCGAGGCGTTCGCCTACGGTGCCCCACCGCACGGCGGGATCGCCTTCGGCTGGGACCGGATCGTGGCGTTGCTGGCCGGAGCCGACTCCATCCGGGACGTGATCGCGTTCCCGAAGTCCGGTGGCGGTTACGACCCGCTCACCGGTGCGCCGGCGCCGATCACCGCGGCACAGCGCAAAGAGGCCGGAGTGGATGCGAAGCCGGAACCGAAGGGCGGGCCGGAGGCCGCTGCTGCTGCGGCGGGCGGTGCAGACGCCGCCAGCACCGCCTCGCGGTGA
- a CDS encoding GNAT family N-acetyltransferase, with protein sequence MSTAPTPRFFPVRNPSDVPQPWRTFPFLAADLPRYTDTIAWGDARALALTTVAGDGTSRALVGVGEPEELAPVVAAAFDDGGSALPGSGLESTSVAVASLTRGAWDLVPALVRDRLGLEQVAHWDWLVTTTEPPAQPGEDRVVELDLTTDRAELAGLQRLVLPQSYTTLDRPDTRWFGWRDSGGVLRCMAAATVRAGELHLGSIGTHPQWRRRGLAAMMTAALTRIGLAQAGQVSLGLYADNVAARRVYLRLGYRLGQEVESRRPAR encoded by the coding sequence GTGAGCACGGCGCCCACTCCGCGCTTCTTTCCGGTCCGCAATCCATCGGACGTTCCACAGCCGTGGCGCACGTTCCCGTTTCTGGCCGCCGACCTGCCTCGGTACACCGACACGATCGCCTGGGGTGATGCCCGCGCCCTCGCGCTGACCACAGTGGCCGGTGACGGGACCAGCCGGGCGCTGGTCGGCGTCGGCGAGCCGGAGGAGCTGGCCCCCGTGGTCGCGGCGGCGTTCGACGACGGTGGGTCAGCACTGCCGGGTAGCGGCCTGGAGTCCACTTCGGTGGCCGTGGCCAGTCTGACCCGGGGCGCCTGGGACCTGGTGCCGGCCCTCGTGCGCGATCGGCTCGGGCTCGAGCAGGTGGCGCACTGGGACTGGCTGGTGACCACCACCGAGCCGCCGGCCCAGCCCGGGGAGGATCGGGTGGTCGAGCTGGATCTGACCACCGACCGGGCGGAACTGGCGGGTCTGCAGCGCCTGGTGCTGCCGCAGAGCTACACCACCCTGGACCGGCCGGACACACGCTGGTTCGGCTGGCGGGACTCCGGCGGTGTGCTGCGCTGCATGGCGGCAGCGACCGTCCGGGCGGGTGAGCTGCACCTGGGCTCGATCGGTACGCACCCACAGTGGCGCCGTCGTGGCTTGGCCGCGATGATGACGGCGGCGCTGACCCGGATCGGGCTGGCCCAGGCCGGTCAGGTGAGCCTGGGGCTGTACGCGGACAACGTCGCCGCCCGGCGGGTGTACCTGCGGCTGGGGTATCGCCTCGGCCAGGAGGTGGAGTCCCGCCGCCCCGCTCGCTGA